From a single Cryomorphaceae bacterium 1068 genomic region:
- a CDS encoding ATP-binding protein, producing MKQILYILIGLIISIHSFSQSSAGQIDSLRQVYHSAKPDTNKVKAGIALVYAYVHLDIDSSINYALETSELANSIGDKRFEIIAKYAQARALSERDIPTSMQLYFEILDLSREGGDKTGMAQCYNSIGLVYLYSGSPEKYIDYLNKARKIYEELGMTSQINHCLAEIGGVYANINRDSALYYLNLAGVDSSRWKSQYFQYYWGVTESTENPDKARTHFLKSLEISLERNDLRCYSLASRWYCIFLQEENEIDSAITVGKGGLKAARQLGFLRGLRNNAEQLHKIYDNLNQIDSAYKYLTIQIDAQNELLSQEKIDQIQQTSIREQRRAQQLQAEKDQIQAEIRLYGAAGAAIVFLAFTIFFYRNQRKTKRSNQLLRKQAQEIEEKNIELKDSYDNLKSTQSQLIQAEKMASLGELTAGIAHEIQNPLNFVNNFSEVSSELLDETIEEVEAVKTRHALSQRHALSQQQDSSQDKESLTEITDLLSDVKSNLEKITHHGKRADAIVKGMLAHSRSGKGEKLPTDLNALAEEYLKLSYHGLRAKDKSFNADFKTDFDPNLPKVNVVPQDIGRVLLNLINNAFQAVNERSKREEPEYKPTITLKTELTANGQQLIAISDNGPGIPSDIKDKIFQPFFTTKPTGQGTGLGLSLSYDIVKAHGGELTCESKEGKGTEFIVKLPQNL from the coding sequence ATGAAACAAATTCTCTATATTCTTATCGGATTGATCATTTCAATCCATTCATTCTCACAGAGTAGTGCAGGGCAAATAGATAGTTTGCGCCAAGTCTACCATTCAGCAAAACCTGATACAAACAAAGTCAAAGCAGGAATAGCTTTGGTTTACGCCTATGTGCACCTCGATATCGATTCGTCTATTAACTACGCATTAGAAACTTCTGAACTGGCCAATTCAATAGGTGATAAACGGTTCGAAATTATAGCTAAGTATGCTCAGGCAAGAGCACTATCTGAAAGGGATATTCCAACAAGCATGCAGCTTTACTTCGAAATCCTCGACCTCAGCCGTGAAGGAGGCGATAAGACCGGTATGGCGCAATGCTATAATTCTATTGGACTAGTGTATCTCTACTCAGGGAGTCCCGAGAAATACATAGATTATCTGAATAAAGCACGTAAGATTTATGAAGAGTTGGGAATGACCTCACAGATCAACCATTGCTTGGCTGAAATAGGAGGTGTTTATGCTAACATTAACAGAGATTCTGCCTTGTACTATTTAAATCTTGCAGGGGTTGATTCTTCAAGATGGAAATCACAATACTTTCAATACTATTGGGGAGTCACAGAATCAACGGAAAATCCGGATAAAGCGAGAACACACTTTTTAAAAAGCTTGGAAATATCCCTGGAAAGAAACGATCTGAGATGCTACAGTCTGGCTTCGCGTTGGTATTGCATTTTTCTGCAAGAAGAGAATGAAATTGACTCAGCCATCACGGTGGGTAAAGGTGGTTTGAAAGCAGCACGTCAACTGGGCTTTTTAAGGGGGCTTCGGAATAATGCCGAGCAATTACATAAGATCTACGATAATCTGAATCAGATTGATAGTGCCTACAAATACTTGACCATTCAAATTGATGCGCAAAACGAGCTCTTGAGCCAGGAAAAGATAGATCAGATTCAACAGACTTCAATAAGGGAGCAGAGAAGAGCTCAGCAATTGCAGGCCGAAAAGGACCAAATTCAGGCAGAAATTAGGTTGTATGGGGCTGCCGGGGCGGCCATTGTTTTTCTTGCTTTTACAATCTTCTTTTACCGCAATCAGCGCAAAACAAAAAGATCCAACCAACTCCTACGGAAACAAGCGCAAGAAATTGAAGAAAAAAATATTGAGTTGAAAGATTCTTACGATAATCTCAAATCCACCCAATCTCAACTTATCCAAGCCGAGAAAATGGCCAGCCTCGGGGAGCTCACCGCGGGTATTGCCCATGAGATTCAGAACCCGCTCAACTTCGTCAATAACTTCTCGGAGGTATCATCTGAGCTATTGGATGAGACTATTGAAGAGGTGGAGGCAGTAAAGACAAGGCATGCCTTGTCTCAACGGCATGCCTTGTCTCAACAACAGGACTCGTCTCAAGACAAAGAAAGCTTGACCGAAATCACAGACCTACTAAGCGACGTTAAATCAAACCTGGAGAAAATCACCCACCACGGAAAGCGGGCCGATGCTATCGTAAAGGGGATGCTAGCCCACAGCCGCAGCGGAAAAGGAGAAAAGCTACCGACCGACCTCAACGCCCTCGCCGAGGAGTACCTCAAACTATCCTACCACGGCTTGCGTGCTAAGGACAAAAGCTTCAACGCCGACTTCAAAACCGACTTTGACCCCAACTTGCCAAAGGTGAATGTCGTACCACAAGACATCGGACGAGTGTTACTCAACTTGATCAACAATGCCTTTCAAGCAGTAAACGAAAGAAGCAAACGAGAAGAGCCGGAATATAAACCTACTATTACTCTCAAGACTGAGCTAACAGCTAACGGCCAACAGCTAATAGCTATTTCCGACAACGGCCCCGGTATCCCCTCCGATATCAAAGACAAAATTTTCCAGCCTTTCTTTACCACCAAACCAACGGGCCAAGGAACGGGATTAGGCTTGAGTTTGAGTTACGATATTGTGAAGGCGCATGGGGGGGAGCTCACTTGCGAATCAAAAGAAGGAAAGGGAACCGAATTTATCGTTAAATTGCCTCAGAATTTATGA
- a CDS encoding ATP-binding protein: protein MTSKGDTKIESELDKAYETFLKVGFMEMDVELLDEVITPNIFGFGTTIDEKINNADEIKALIKKQIKEGENGKFSYDRLQHRKHLLAGGHSAIMVEEGEIKIEMPEGSIQFPFRVSTILDQIDGKWKVVHWHGSTPVMSEDDTYHINDWKKKNDELQAKVVEKTAELAASLDELKATQTQLIVQEKLAALGQLAAGIAHEIKNPMNFINNFSELNLEYVEEITEMVDELEKCDSTEEIKEVLNDMADNLKKIHQHGTRADSIVKSMLLHSRGGSGQLEPTDLNELVSEYVNLAFHGMRAGKNPINVKIDYDFDDAIGMVPVFPEDFSRVVLNLCKNAFDAMRGKVEAGSNGDYLPALHITTAKEGDNVKIIFKDNGPGIPDGIQQKLFEPFFTTKKGTEGTGLGLSITHDIIKNHKGQIVIESELGAHTRFIIDLPITNQN from the coding sequence ATGACCTCTAAAGGAGATACAAAAATAGAATCAGAGCTGGATAAAGCCTATGAAACATTCTTGAAAGTGGGTTTTATGGAAATGGATGTAGAGCTTCTGGATGAGGTGATAACTCCTAATATTTTTGGTTTCGGAACCACCATTGACGAGAAAATCAATAATGCCGATGAAATCAAAGCATTGATCAAAAAGCAAATCAAAGAAGGAGAAAACGGCAAATTTAGCTATGATAGACTCCAACATAGGAAGCACCTTTTAGCAGGTGGCCACTCAGCCATTATGGTTGAAGAAGGTGAGATAAAAATAGAGATGCCAGAAGGCTCGATTCAATTCCCTTTTCGCGTCTCCACTATACTTGATCAAATAGACGGAAAGTGGAAAGTCGTCCACTGGCACGGTTCTACCCCTGTGATGAGCGAAGACGATACGTATCACATCAACGACTGGAAAAAGAAAAACGACGAACTCCAAGCCAAGGTGGTCGAAAAAACGGCAGAACTGGCCGCTTCCCTAGATGAGCTCAAGGCTACCCAGACCCAACTCATCGTTCAGGAAAAACTTGCAGCCTTGGGTCAGCTCGCGGCTGGAATAGCCCACGAGATCAAAAACCCGATGAACTTCATCAACAACTTTTCGGAGCTTAATCTCGAGTACGTCGAGGAGATTACCGAAATGGTAGACGAGTTGGAGAAATGCGATTCCACCGAAGAAATCAAGGAAGTCCTCAACGATATGGCGGACAACCTGAAGAAAATACACCAGCATGGCACCCGTGCAGATAGCATCGTGAAATCCATGCTCTTGCATTCGCGCGGCGGCAGCGGCCAGTTGGAACCTACCGACCTCAATGAACTCGTTAGCGAGTACGTCAACTTGGCGTTTCACGGTATGCGGGCAGGGAAAAATCCGATCAATGTAAAAATCGACTACGACTTTGACGATGCGATAGGGATGGTGCCCGTATTCCCCGAAGACTTTAGTAGGGTAGTGCTCAACCTTTGTAAGAACGCCTTTGACGCAATGCGCGGAAAGGTAGAAGCAGGGTCGAACGGCGACTACCTTCCTGCACTCCATATCACTACCGCTAAGGAAGGCGATAATGTGAAAATCATATTTAAAGACAATGGCCCGGGGATACCCGACGGAATTCAACAGAAACTTTTCGAGCCTTTCTTCACCACCAAAAAAGGTACGGAAGGAACGGGGCTCGGTCTCAGTATTACCCACGACATTATAAAAAACCACAAGGGACAGATCGTGATTGAATCGGAGCTAGGTGCTCACACCAGATTCATCATCGATTTACCCATCACCAATCAAAACTAA
- a CDS encoding response regulator — MKILIVDDERDVEMLFRQKFRKEIKRGEIEMVFAFSGQEALDLLDKSKPPEVMYVFSDINMPGMTGLELLDKVKERFPSINVSMISAYGDTENYNKAKESGAKEFFTKPIDFNSLKEEIGGLIK, encoded by the coding sequence ATGAAGATATTAATTGTAGATGACGAGCGAGATGTAGAAATGCTTTTCCGTCAGAAATTCAGAAAAGAAATCAAGCGCGGAGAGATAGAAATGGTTTTTGCCTTTTCGGGGCAGGAAGCCTTAGATCTTCTCGATAAAAGCAAGCCGCCCGAAGTGATGTATGTATTTTCGGACATCAATATGCCGGGCATGACAGGGCTAGAGCTACTGGATAAAGTAAAGGAGCGCTTTCCATCGATTAATGTAAGCATGATATCTGCTTACGGCGACACCGAAAACTACAACAAGGCTAAAGAATCGGGTGCGAAAGAGTTCTTTACCAAACCGATCGATTTCAATTCGCTAAAAGAAGAAATAGGCGGCTTGATTAAATAA
- a CDS encoding response regulator, translating to MTKILVVDDEEDLKVLIKQRFRQKIRQNEYDFIFAENGRHALEQILAHPDVDLVLSDINMPEMDGLTLLTKLSEQNSLLKSVIVSAYGDMENIRTAMNRGAFDFITKPIDFKDLEITIEKTIVHVAALKKTLQAVKENNILRMYVDETVLNFMGGKEAETALFENETIEGTAAFIDICGFTAISETEPADKVVKMLNAYFDIIVHEIIKEEGTVDKFLGDAVMATFRGDYHVDRAIDACLSIRNAIENADIGIGEDSYKPDVSIGINSGEMVWGNIGSAALRRLDYTVIGDAVNVAARLQAAADKGQIVIGESNYLKVKESFECKEIGEINMKNKKLPLKVYEVLK from the coding sequence ATGACCAAAATACTTGTGGTAGACGACGAGGAGGATTTGAAAGTATTGATCAAGCAGCGCTTTCGTCAAAAAATACGTCAGAACGAGTACGATTTTATTTTCGCTGAAAACGGTCGGCACGCATTGGAGCAGATACTTGCTCATCCCGATGTGGATTTGGTATTGAGCGATATCAATATGCCCGAAATGGACGGGCTGACCCTACTGACAAAGCTCAGTGAGCAAAACTCCTTGCTCAAGTCTGTTATCGTATCGGCTTACGGCGATATGGAAAACATTCGCACCGCGATGAATCGCGGTGCATTCGACTTTATCACAAAACCCATCGATTTCAAAGATCTCGAAATTACCATCGAGAAAACCATAGTACATGTGGCAGCGCTGAAGAAAACCTTACAGGCGGTCAAAGAGAACAACATCCTTCGCATGTACGTGGACGAAACCGTGCTCAACTTTATGGGTGGAAAAGAAGCTGAGACTGCCCTCTTTGAAAATGAAACCATAGAAGGTACCGCGGCCTTTATTGACATTTGCGGTTTTACTGCCATTAGCGAAACCGAGCCTGCCGATAAGGTGGTAAAGATGCTCAATGCCTACTTTGACATTATCGTGCATGAGATCATCAAAGAAGAAGGTACGGTGGACAAGTTTCTCGGAGATGCGGTCATGGCTACCTTCCGTGGCGATTACCATGTTGATCGTGCAATAGATGCATGCCTATCCATACGCAACGCCATTGAAAACGCCGACATCGGTATTGGCGAAGACTCTTATAAACCCGACGTTTCCATAGGGATAAACAGTGGCGAAATGGTGTGGGGAAACATCGGTTCGGCTGCTCTGCGTAGACTGGACTACACCGTAATTGGCGATGCGGTAAACGTAGCTGCGCGACTGCAAGCCGCAGCCGATAAAGGTCAGATTGTGATCGGGGAATCCAACTACTTAAAAGTGAAGGAGTCTTTTGAGTGCAAAGAAATTGGCGAGATTAATATGAAGAACAAGAAGTTGCCTCTAAAGGTATACGAAGTGCTGAAGTAA
- a CDS encoding B12-binding domain-containing radical SAM protein: protein MKDLLLITPPFTQLNTPYPATAYLKGFLNTKGIGAYQMDLGIEVILELFSKKSFEFLFAEAHKQRRVSSDNGHRIYALRAHYLLVIDEVVAFLQGKNQTFARQICTENFLPEASRFDALDDMDWAFGAMGIQDKAKHLATLFLEDLSDFIVECVDPNFGFSRYAERLGRSANSFDELHDTLQGELTHIDGITLKILDKQLKAINPKLVCFSVPFPGNLYSAFRCAQFIKAHYPEVKVAMGGGFPNTELRSLKDVRVFSYFDYITLDDGELPIELLAQHASAKDDTGVEYKRTFLIENGEVVHKNNTTRRDYKQSEVGTPDYSDLKLDQYISVIEIANPMHSLWSDGRWNKLTMAHGCYWGKCTFCDISLDYIKLYEPIAAKLLVDRMEELIAQTGETGFHFVDEAAPPALMKALALEIIKRELSLTWWTNIRFEKNFTQDLCYLLKASGCIAVSGGLEVASDRLLALIDKGVTVEQVARVTRNFTQANIMVHSYLMYGYPTQTVQETIDSLEMVRQLFEQGVLQSGFWHQFALTAHSPVGLNPSDYGIEPIYKEITFANNDVDFTDQTGIDHGQFSFGLKKSLFNFMHGLGFELPLQEWFDFKIPKTKVRQDYILTCLESEPYISVQAAAKVVWLGGVPFAKAQSKTKKGKTWEILRLTFHDKRESFQIKLDKDKGEWLMNTFPKLSPTQERLLTFGQVKADYETQFENFELFWYSKPIQELREFGLLTV, encoded by the coding sequence TTGAAAGACCTTCTGCTCATCACTCCTCCGTTTACACAATTGAATACGCCCTACCCTGCTACGGCCTATCTCAAGGGTTTTCTGAATACGAAAGGTATCGGTGCGTATCAAATGGATCTCGGCATTGAAGTCATTCTGGAGTTGTTTTCCAAAAAGAGCTTTGAGTTCCTTTTCGCTGAAGCGCACAAGCAGCGCAGAGTAAGCTCAGATAATGGCCACAGGATATACGCCTTAAGAGCCCACTACTTATTGGTCATTGACGAAGTTGTAGCCTTCCTTCAGGGAAAGAACCAAACCTTTGCACGGCAAATTTGTACCGAGAATTTCTTGCCTGAGGCATCTCGCTTTGATGCGCTCGACGATATGGATTGGGCCTTTGGCGCCATGGGCATTCAAGACAAGGCCAAGCACTTGGCCACCTTATTCCTCGAAGATCTCTCTGATTTTATCGTGGAATGCGTCGACCCCAACTTTGGCTTTAGCCGATATGCCGAACGTCTGGGACGAAGCGCCAATTCCTTTGACGAATTGCACGATACCCTCCAAGGCGAATTGACCCACATCGATGGCATCACGCTGAAGATTCTCGATAAGCAGCTAAAAGCCATCAATCCCAAATTGGTTTGCTTTTCGGTTCCCTTTCCGGGAAACCTGTACAGTGCCTTCCGCTGCGCTCAGTTCATCAAGGCCCATTATCCTGAAGTGAAAGTGGCCATGGGCGGCGGATTCCCCAATACCGAATTGCGCTCGCTGAAAGACGTGCGGGTCTTTTCCTATTTTGATTACATCACTCTGGATGATGGCGAACTGCCCATAGAACTGCTGGCTCAGCACGCTTCCGCGAAAGACGACACAGGGGTTGAATACAAGCGCACCTTTCTCATAGAGAACGGAGAAGTGGTTCACAAGAACAATACTACGCGGCGGGATTACAAGCAGAGTGAAGTAGGCACTCCCGACTACTCGGACCTCAAGCTCGATCAATACATCTCCGTAATTGAAATCGCCAACCCCATGCACAGCCTATGGAGCGACGGGCGGTGGAACAAGCTCACCATGGCCCACGGCTGCTACTGGGGCAAGTGCACCTTTTGCGATATATCGCTGGATTACATCAAGCTCTACGAGCCCATCGCTGCCAAGCTCTTGGTAGATCGGATGGAAGAATTGATTGCACAAACGGGCGAAACGGGTTTTCACTTTGTAGATGAGGCCGCACCTCCCGCCCTGATGAAAGCCCTTGCTTTGGAGATCATCAAGCGGGAGCTCTCCCTGACCTGGTGGACCAACATCCGATTTGAGAAAAACTTCACCCAAGACCTCTGCTACCTGCTGAAGGCATCGGGCTGCATCGCCGTTTCGGGCGGACTGGAAGTGGCTTCTGACCGTCTTTTGGCATTGATAGACAAAGGCGTGACGGTAGAGCAAGTGGCTCGCGTGACGCGCAACTTCACCCAGGCCAATATCATGGTGCACTCCTACCTGATGTACGGCTATCCAACGCAAACCGTGCAGGAAACGATAGATAGCTTGGAAATGGTGCGACAGCTTTTTGAGCAGGGCGTTCTGCAATCGGGATTCTGGCATCAGTTTGCGCTCACGGCGCACAGTCCCGTTGGATTAAATCCCTCAGATTACGGCATTGAACCCATTTACAAAGAGATCACCTTCGCCAATAACGATGTAGACTTTACTGACCAAACGGGCATCGATCACGGCCAATTCAGCTTTGGCTTAAAGAAGTCGCTCTTCAATTTTATGCACGGCCTCGGTTTTGAATTGCCACTTCAAGAATGGTTTGATTTTAAAATCCCTAAGACCAAAGTCAGGCAAGATTATATCCTCACTTGCTTAGAATCGGAGCCTTACATCAGTGTGCAGGCTGCTGCCAAAGTCGTATGGCTGGGTGGGGTGCCTTTCGCGAAAGCTCAATCCAAAACAAAAAAAGGCAAGACTTGGGAGATCCTTCGGCTCACGTTTCACGATAAGCGGGAATCTTTTCAAATCAAACTGGACAAAGACAAAGGGGAATGGTTGATGAATACCTTTCCTAAGCTGTCGCCAACCCAAGAAAGGCTGTTGACATTCGGGCAGGTTAAAGCCGACTACGAAACACAATTTGAAAATTTTGAACTGTTTTGGTATTCCAAACCCATACAAGAGCTCAGAGAGTTCGGCTTGCTGACTGTGTAA
- a CDS encoding cupin domain-containing protein — MESKELIRKGEGENYNYAQDHCFVKLSSRDTDGELCIVEDTLKQGFHLKRHHHKVMTEVFYMLVGELELIFDDETIVLKEGDTITVPPNVWHEAKSAEGGKMLTIFKNGAFDIFLEQLSTMTEDDFSDAKLMKAVSAKFDIYEE, encoded by the coding sequence ATGGAATCAAAAGAACTTATTCGAAAAGGTGAAGGTGAGAATTACAATTACGCTCAAGACCATTGCTTTGTGAAACTTTCGTCGCGCGATACAGACGGCGAATTATGTATAGTGGAAGATACTTTGAAGCAGGGGTTTCATCTAAAGCGTCACCATCACAAGGTCATGACAGAGGTATTCTACATGTTGGTTGGGGAGCTAGAGCTCATTTTCGATGACGAAACAATTGTTCTGAAAGAAGGAGACACTATAACGGTTCCGCCAAATGTTTGGCACGAAGCTAAATCAGCGGAAGGCGGAAAGATGCTTACGATATTCAAAAACGGTGCGTTTGACATTTTCTTAGAGCAACTCTCCACAATGACCGAAGATGACTTTTCAGATGCGAAGCTAATGAAGGCCGTCTCTGCCAAATTTGATATTTACGAGGAGTAA
- a CDS encoding PQQ-binding-like beta-propeller repeat protein yields the protein MKAISIFITGLFLALSISAQDDMPEMWSTRLDHQIDFFGCDNGGWVGYGYTASNKDISVYENETGKVVWTKDFTDISQRLKKVDGIIPVWEAKKIFLLDLKMGKEQVAVIDMVTGDLLWESDRYKLKQEEMISFIEEENGFLFTFKDVNLFVNADTGEELWSTAKFKGKVGKYYYEDGFLTTVNFIPSGLIAMFSGFKNQIAKINMKTGELVWENTYIGRASKKVVTGDWLYGIDVIDGNVILHLGGLQVYDYKTGAEKWSAAFDYKIPVKAPGNATAFGVYGALPDPIITDEFVYVLDMEGKKGQHINKYERSTGRLVWQSQEIGGGAKVVPNMYLEDGKLLLQIGGVVEIQGVFREKDADGNITYTKKVYDQNIKPCGVQAYSDEDGRLIWDSEKFKKGITNMLVYGENLVVCSGKELYSLKIHGGDVNYQVEVKNGGVGNAVVILPYEEMIVVVGEKGVSTFNSADGSLVAANKYKRASVVDFHENILILETPKNDIAAFDIKDGCKYWAFNAKKGAGNSLTTDGKHVYVYEKKDVTRLLTTAK from the coding sequence ATGAAAGCAATATCAATTTTTATTACGGGCTTGTTTTTGGCTTTGTCAATCAGTGCGCAAGACGATATGCCCGAAATGTGGTCAACCCGACTCGACCACCAGATAGACTTCTTTGGCTGCGACAACGGTGGCTGGGTAGGCTACGGATATACTGCCTCGAATAAGGATATATCCGTTTACGAAAATGAAACCGGCAAGGTGGTGTGGACAAAGGACTTTACGGACATCTCTCAACGACTCAAAAAAGTAGATGGGATCATTCCCGTTTGGGAGGCGAAAAAAATCTTTCTCCTCGATCTAAAAATGGGAAAAGAGCAAGTAGCCGTTATTGACATGGTAACAGGCGACTTATTGTGGGAATCTGATCGATACAAGCTGAAGCAAGAAGAGATGATTTCCTTCATTGAGGAGGAAAATGGCTTTCTGTTTACGTTTAAAGATGTGAACCTTTTCGTAAACGCCGACACGGGCGAAGAACTCTGGAGCACCGCCAAATTCAAAGGAAAAGTTGGAAAGTATTACTACGAAGACGGATTCCTTACTACCGTAAACTTTATTCCATCGGGATTGATAGCGATGTTTTCAGGATTTAAAAATCAGATTGCCAAAATCAACATGAAAACAGGGGAGCTCGTTTGGGAGAATACCTACATAGGTAGAGCGAGTAAGAAAGTGGTAACAGGCGACTGGCTATATGGCATTGATGTGATAGATGGAAATGTAATTCTTCACTTGGGCGGACTGCAGGTGTATGACTACAAAACGGGAGCAGAAAAGTGGAGTGCTGCGTTTGATTACAAAATTCCCGTTAAAGCACCCGGCAATGCAACTGCCTTTGGCGTTTACGGTGCACTTCCCGATCCTATCATTACAGATGAGTTTGTGTATGTGCTTGATATGGAAGGCAAAAAAGGTCAGCACATCAACAAATACGAAAGAAGCACAGGCCGTTTGGTTTGGCAATCACAAGAGATAGGTGGTGGCGCAAAAGTGGTTCCAAACATGTACTTGGAAGATGGGAAACTCCTGCTTCAAATAGGTGGCGTGGTAGAAATTCAGGGGGTGTTTAGAGAAAAAGATGCCGACGGAAATATTACTTACACCAAGAAAGTATACGATCAAAACATCAAGCCATGCGGTGTGCAGGCGTACAGCGACGAAGACGGCAGACTCATCTGGGATTCCGAAAAATTCAAAAAGGGTATTACCAATATGCTCGTCTATGGTGAAAACCTTGTGGTGTGCTCGGGAAAGGAACTGTACAGCTTAAAGATTCATGGTGGAGATGTAAACTACCAAGTTGAGGTGAAAAACGGCGGAGTCGGAAATGCCGTGGTGATCTTGCCCTATGAGGAAATGATTGTAGTAGTTGGAGAAAAAGGAGTTTCAACTTTTAATTCTGCTGACGGGAGTTTAGTCGCCGCCAATAAATACAAAAGAGCTTCTGTGGTTGACTTCCACGAAAACATTCTGATTCTGGAAACACCAAAGAATGACATCGCTGCTTTTGACATCAAAGACGGTTGTAAGTACTGGGCTTTCAATGCCAAGAAAGGGGCTGGAAATTCCCTTACCACCGATGGAAAGCACGTATATGTTTACGAGAAAAAGGACGTAACGCGGCTATTGACCACAGCAAAATAA
- a CDS encoding helix-turn-helix transcriptional regulator encodes MTADSSFYTHPLSGREKEVLALIAKGFTSKKIALLLNIDEGTVASHRKSIRTKLQVKNVAGMIRHAIKMKLID; translated from the coding sequence ATGACAGCCGATTCATCATTCTACACACATCCACTTTCCGGAAGAGAAAAAGAAGTACTGGCGCTTATTGCCAAAGGCTTCACCAGCAAAAAAATTGCTCTTCTGCTAAATATCGATGAGGGAACGGTAGCCAGTCATAGAAAAAGCATCAGAACCAAACTCCAAGTAAAGAACGTTGCCGGGATGATTCGGCATGCGATAAAAATGAAACTTATAGACTAA
- a CDS encoding response regulator transcription factor, giving the protein MRILIVDDHTLVQSGISELVNSLGGFEVVGGAENGKEALEFTDMLKPDIVLMDVDMPVMNGLEATIELKKRSPETKVIILTMHGDPSLIKRMMEIGASGFLLKNSDRSEFETALKRVAEGKTYFSGDAARAVITGENVTPGNFTVGTDALLFSKLSEREREILKLIAQGMSNKEIGEELFISHRTVDSHRTNLMKKLQVHNSAALVKLAASNGLV; this is encoded by the coding sequence ATGCGCATATTGATTGTCGATGATCATACCCTGGTGCAAAGCGGAATAAGCGAGCTCGTGAATAGCTTGGGCGGCTTTGAGGTAGTAGGAGGAGCCGAAAACGGAAAAGAGGCGCTGGAATTTACAGATATGCTGAAGCCCGACATTGTACTTATGGATGTAGATATGCCCGTAATGAATGGCTTGGAAGCGACCATCGAACTGAAAAAGCGGAGTCCTGAAACAAAGGTTATCATACTCACCATGCACGGCGACCCGTCTCTCATCAAACGCATGATGGAAATCGGTGCCAGTGGTTTTCTACTGAAAAATTCAGATCGCTCTGAATTTGAAACCGCGTTGAAACGGGTGGCCGAAGGAAAAACCTACTTCAGCGGCGATGCGGCGCGTGCGGTCATTACAGGAGAGAATGTAACTCCGGGTAATTTTACCGTAGGAACGGACGCCCTACTCTTTTCAAAACTCAGCGAGCGAGAACGGGAAATCCTCAAACTCATCGCTCAAGGAATGTCCAATAAAGAAATTGGAGAAGAACTATTCATCTCTCACCGCACGGTAGATTCCCACCGAACGAACCTCATGAAAAAACTGCAGGTTCACAATTCAGCAGCTCTTGTAAAACTGGCCGCTTCCAACGGTCTAGTTTAA